One window of the Trifolium pratense cultivar HEN17-A07 linkage group LG2, ARS_RC_1.1, whole genome shotgun sequence genome contains the following:
- the LOC123910254 gene encoding protein FMP32, mitochondrial-like, whose translation MAAVAACRRLGILGTNSGIGLTGFGGAFGNKALKFSPSIYNSSSMHFSQLLKSNGQRLFLVDTLALVKRLEGQGVPLKQAEAITAAITEVLNDSLENVSQSLVSKEEMQRTEMLQEANLSKFKAEVQSSQGHHFSLLQHETEKLRNDIEKMRSELRYEIDKVTAGQRLDLNLERGRIREELANQNAETNNLTNKLDREIHALRAQLEAAKYDVIKYCIGTLVSISAVGLAVIRILM comes from the exons ATGGCCGCGGTGGCGGCTTGTAGACGATTGGGAATTTTAGGGACCAATTCTGGGATTGGTTTAACTGGATTTGGAGGAGCCTTTGGAAATAAGGCTTTGAAATTTTCACCTTCCATTTATAATTCTAGCTCTATGCACTTTTCTCAATTGCTGAAATCAAATGGACAACGCTTGTTTCTCGTTGATACATTAGCCCTT GTTAAGAGACTTGAGGGACAAGGAGTGCCTTTAAAGCAAGCTGAGGCAATAACTGCTGCTATAACTGAGGTTTTGAATGATAGCTTGGAGAATGTATCTCAGTCATTGGTATCAAAAGAAGAAATGCAAAGG ACTGAGATGCTACAAGAAGCCAACCTGTCCAAATTCAAAGCAGAAGTGCAGAGCTCGCAG GGACATCACTTTTCTCTGCTGCAACACGAGACTGAGAAGCTTAGGAATGATATAGAGAAGATGCGTAGTGAATTGAG GTATGAGATAGATAAAGTAACAGCTGGACAGCGGTTGGATTTGAACCTCGAAAGGGG GAGGATAAGGGAGGAGCTAGCCAATCAGAATGCTGAAACTAATAACCTGACTAACAAACTTGATAGG GAAATCCATGCTTTAAGGGCTCAGCTGGAAGCAGCCAAGTATGATGTGATAAAATACTGCATAGGAACCCTTGTTTCAATATCTGCCGTTGGCCTTGCCGTTATTCGTATCTTGATGTAA
- the LOC123904146 gene encoding transmembrane and coiled-coil domain-containing protein 4-like isoform X1, with the protein MVSTPPSSYLTPTQRYAAGALMGLALHQAQLHQTRPLGLSTDEFPSPSSSSTGAVSEDPNLWVHHTSGLLRPIFIFLDIDSGAWSGLEETSGSSLATRHVGPFLRLLSEEYDDDNAKRLDQELALSEAVDALVISLEKNSESSRSKREKSREYEHQCREKFSTADVQPNSEKVDMHLESQPEEDNLFFECEGDPHPGSPNSKTDEGPDEELMKLSYQRKVTVLYELLAACLSDLGEKDTKYTRRRKGYDARHRVALRLLATWLDIKWTKMEAVEMIVSSSAMAIVKEQESNKEETQSKESGWAKWKRSGIIGAAALTGGTLMAITGGLAAPAIAAGLGALAPTLGTLIPVIGAGGFAAAASAAGTVAGSVAVAASFGAAGAGLSGTKMARRVGSVDEFEFKTIGDNHNQGRLAVEILVSGFVFAEEDFVRPWEGQNDNLERYALQWESKNLLAVSTAIQDWLTSRIATELMRQGAMLTVLSGLLTALAWPATLLSATDFIDSIWTIAIDRSDKAGKLLAEVLLGGLQGNRPVTLIGYSLGARVIFKCLECLAETENRAELVERVVLLGAPIAIKDENWEAARKVVAGRFINAYSRTDWMLGVAFRASLLTQGLAGIQPIDIPGIQNVDVTDHIEGHSSYLWATQRVLDELELETYYPVYNSILPKE; encoded by the exons ATGGTGTCAACGCCACCGTCGTCGTATCTGACGCCGACGCAGAGATACGCTGCCGGAGCCTTAATGGGCCTCGCTCTACACCAAGCACAGCTTCACCAGACTCGTCCACTGGGCCTTTCAACCGATGAATTTCCTTCTCCGAGTAGTTCCTCCACCGGCGCGGTTTCCGAAGATCCCAACCTTTGGGTTCATCACACCTCCGGTTTGCTTCGCCCCATTTTCAT ATTTCTTGATATTGATTCTGGAGCATGGTCTGGACTTGAAGAAACTTCTGGGTCTTCTTTGGCTACACGTCATGTGGGACCG TTCTTGAGATTATTGTCAGAAgaatatgatgatgataatgcTAAAAGGTTAGATCAAGAACTTGCTTTGTCGGAAGCAGTTGATGCTTTGGTTATTAGCTTGGAAAAAAATTCAGAGTCATCGAGGTCAAAAAGAGAGAAGTCGCGTGAATACGAGCATCAATGTCGTGAGAAGTTTTCGACTGCTGATGTTCAACCAAACTCTGAGAAGGTAGACATGCATTTGGAAAGTCAGCCGGAGGAAGATAATCTTTTCTTTGAATGCGAAGGAGACCCACATCCGGGATCTCCTAACAGTAAGACTGATGAGGGTCCAGATGAAGAGTTAATGAAGCTCAGCTATCAGAGGAAAGTGACAGTTCTCTACGAACTTCTCGCTGCTTGTTTGTCAGATTTAGGTGAAAAAGACACAAAATATACTCGGAGAAGAAAGGGATATGATGCTCGACATCGTGTGGCTCTACGGTTGCTTGCAACTTGGCTTGATATCAAGTGGACAAAAATG GAGGCTGTTGAGATGATAGTTTCTAGTTCTGCAATGGCTATCGTTAAAGAGCAAGAATCAAATAAAGAAGAAACTCAATCAAAAGAAAGCGGCTGGGCAAAATGGAAGCGGAGTGGTATTATTGGTGCTGCAGCATTAACTGGGGGAACTTTGATGGCTATTACTGGTG GATTAGCTGCCCCAGCAATTGCTGCAGGACTTGGTGCTTTGGCTCCGACTTTAGGTACTTTGATCCCTGTTATTGGAGCAGGTGGATTTGCAGCAGCTGCTAGTGCTGCAGGAACCGTTGCTGGTTCTGTTGCTGTTGCTGCCTCGTTTGGAG CTGCTGGAGCAGGACTTTCCGGAACCAAAATGGCTAGGAGAGTTGGGAGTGTTGACGAATTTGAATTCAAAACTATAGGAGACAACCATAACCAAGGC AGGCTGGCGGTTGAGATATTGGTCTCCGGATTTGTCTTTGCAGAAGAGGATTTTGTAAGGCCGTGGGAAGGACAAAACGACAATTTGGAGCG GTATGCACTGCAGTGGGAGTCCAAGAATCTACTTGCCGTGAGCACTGCAATTCAGGATTGGCTTACTTCAA GAATTGCGACGGAGCTGATGAGACAAGGGGCAATGTTGACTGTGTTAAGTGGACTTTTAACTGCATTGGCTTGGCCGGCTACATTACTTTCAGCTACTGATTTCATCGACAGCATTTGGACAATTGCTATTGACAG ATCAGACAAGGCAGGGAAGCTGCTTGCTGAAGTATTATTGGGAGGATTGCAGGGAAATAG GCCTGTGACACTTATAGGTTACTCACTTGGAGCAAGAGTTATTTTCAAGTGTCTAGAGTGTTTGGCTGAAACAGAAAACCGCG CTGAACTTGTAGAAAGAGTTGTCCTTCTTGGAGCACCCATTGCAATCAAGGATGAGAATTGGGAAGCTGCTAGAAAG GTGGTAGCAGGAAGATTTATAAATGCTTATTCCAGGACGGACTGGATGCTTGGTGTTGCTTTCCGTGCCAG CCTACTTACTCAAGGTTTAGCTGGAATCCAACCAATCGATATTCCTGGGATCCAAAAT GTTGATGTGACAGATCACATTGAAGGTCACTCTTCTTATTTGTGGGCTACACAACGTGTCTTGGATGAACTTGAACTGGAAACGTATTATCCTGTTTATAACAGCATTCTTCCTAAAGAGTAA
- the LOC123904146 gene encoding probable lipase MIL1 isoform X2 — translation MVSTPPSSYLTPTQRYAAGALMGLALHQAQLHQTRPLGLSTDEFPSPSSSSTGAVSEDPNLWVHHTSGLLRPIFIFLDIDSGAWSGLEETSGSSLATRHVGPFLRLLSEEYDDDNAKRLDQELALSEAVDALVISLEKNSESSRSKREKSREYEHQCREKFSTADVQPNSEKVDMHLESQPEEDNLFFECEGDPHPGSPNSKTDEGPDEELMKLSYQRKVTVLYELLAACLSDLGEKDTKYTRRRKGYDARHRVALRLLATWLDIKWTKMEAVEMIVSSSAMAIVKEQESNKEETQSKESGWAKWKRSGIIGAAALTGGTLMAITGGLAAPAIAAGLGALAPTLGTLIPVIGAGGFAAAASAAGTVAGSVAVAASFGAAGAGLSGTKMARRVGSVDEFEFKTIGDNHNQGRLAVEILVSGFVFAEEDFVRPWEGQNDNLERYALQWESKNLLAVSTAIQDWLTSRIATELMRQGAMLTVLSGLLTALAWPATLLSATDFIDSIWTIAIDRSDKAGKLLAEVLLGGLQGNRLLTWSKSYFQVSRVFG, via the exons ATGGTGTCAACGCCACCGTCGTCGTATCTGACGCCGACGCAGAGATACGCTGCCGGAGCCTTAATGGGCCTCGCTCTACACCAAGCACAGCTTCACCAGACTCGTCCACTGGGCCTTTCAACCGATGAATTTCCTTCTCCGAGTAGTTCCTCCACCGGCGCGGTTTCCGAAGATCCCAACCTTTGGGTTCATCACACCTCCGGTTTGCTTCGCCCCATTTTCAT ATTTCTTGATATTGATTCTGGAGCATGGTCTGGACTTGAAGAAACTTCTGGGTCTTCTTTGGCTACACGTCATGTGGGACCG TTCTTGAGATTATTGTCAGAAgaatatgatgatgataatgcTAAAAGGTTAGATCAAGAACTTGCTTTGTCGGAAGCAGTTGATGCTTTGGTTATTAGCTTGGAAAAAAATTCAGAGTCATCGAGGTCAAAAAGAGAGAAGTCGCGTGAATACGAGCATCAATGTCGTGAGAAGTTTTCGACTGCTGATGTTCAACCAAACTCTGAGAAGGTAGACATGCATTTGGAAAGTCAGCCGGAGGAAGATAATCTTTTCTTTGAATGCGAAGGAGACCCACATCCGGGATCTCCTAACAGTAAGACTGATGAGGGTCCAGATGAAGAGTTAATGAAGCTCAGCTATCAGAGGAAAGTGACAGTTCTCTACGAACTTCTCGCTGCTTGTTTGTCAGATTTAGGTGAAAAAGACACAAAATATACTCGGAGAAGAAAGGGATATGATGCTCGACATCGTGTGGCTCTACGGTTGCTTGCAACTTGGCTTGATATCAAGTGGACAAAAATG GAGGCTGTTGAGATGATAGTTTCTAGTTCTGCAATGGCTATCGTTAAAGAGCAAGAATCAAATAAAGAAGAAACTCAATCAAAAGAAAGCGGCTGGGCAAAATGGAAGCGGAGTGGTATTATTGGTGCTGCAGCATTAACTGGGGGAACTTTGATGGCTATTACTGGTG GATTAGCTGCCCCAGCAATTGCTGCAGGACTTGGTGCTTTGGCTCCGACTTTAGGTACTTTGATCCCTGTTATTGGAGCAGGTGGATTTGCAGCAGCTGCTAGTGCTGCAGGAACCGTTGCTGGTTCTGTTGCTGTTGCTGCCTCGTTTGGAG CTGCTGGAGCAGGACTTTCCGGAACCAAAATGGCTAGGAGAGTTGGGAGTGTTGACGAATTTGAATTCAAAACTATAGGAGACAACCATAACCAAGGC AGGCTGGCGGTTGAGATATTGGTCTCCGGATTTGTCTTTGCAGAAGAGGATTTTGTAAGGCCGTGGGAAGGACAAAACGACAATTTGGAGCG GTATGCACTGCAGTGGGAGTCCAAGAATCTACTTGCCGTGAGCACTGCAATTCAGGATTGGCTTACTTCAA GAATTGCGACGGAGCTGATGAGACAAGGGGCAATGTTGACTGTGTTAAGTGGACTTTTAACTGCATTGGCTTGGCCGGCTACATTACTTTCAGCTACTGATTTCATCGACAGCATTTGGACAATTGCTATTGACAG ATCAGACAAGGCAGGGAAGCTGCTTGCTGAAGTATTATTGGGAGGATTGCAGGGAAATAG GTTACTCACTTGGAGCAAGAGTTATTTTCAAGTGTCTAGAGTGTTTGGCTGA
- the LOC123904147 gene encoding zinc finger CCCH domain-containing protein 44-like, with translation MMEELQQQQIQQPVIPVTGEVRFSENSIGVNASDVDFTMTDGGSYDTVLKKKRGRPPKGTLPPHPRLKKPKDEEDVCFICFDGGSLVLCDYRGCPKAYHPTCVKRDEEFFRLTEKWNCGWHLCSDCGKSCHYMCYTCTYSLCKGCTKKESDFVSVRGNKGLCGACKRTIMLIENSALGIKCEVDFDDKSSWEYLFKVYWMYLKGKLSLDYDEIHRAKNPWKSAVRASCKAQTPRKLHHLKVDNGYGSENSCVVDSNSPKNKKVKENIWTSFLDGAGHNAQDLSTTCELNGNTCVIKNQIGPNESAIDDATNPRFVRLREPVWHYQDPNGNVHGPVSMLFLCKLKGTERIPPDLRIWRIDEKQENSILLSDALSFKCSQKVSLPLNCEQQSLRASVTLETTTENSHGGLSNETRSANNQTVKQGEAEKVGDTYTPPNGTDESVKSNGGHTPSPGLTTQADGNISDGQSGHFERREASPKCDISCHDGPNVHPALPSIAFNEKLIDKPSDKVVEGHGNEQKSEVNGNLGSNRCSEDPSNSGQSDQKQSDNEENSGQSSGQNWRGPSVIHHPPMDASSWIASIFGDTDCPLVDDSVSDLLEQVAAKEKDGVLETPTAIEWDDELTEGAITDCFSFAANALSPMLDAGKGDALSSSSDLHLPSQSNAAEEPFRQADVHNHQTICGEQSSKAPEVESTFSRISWNPTHQFSWDPTR, from the exons ATGATGGAAGAACTACAGCAGCAACAGATTCAGCAACCGGTGATACCGGTCACCGGAGAAGTTAGGTTTTCTGAGAATTCGATCGGAGTCAACGCTTCCGATGTTGACTTCACGATGACCGACGGTGGTAGTTACGACACTGTTTTGAAAAAGAAGCGTGGTCGTCCACCGAAAGGAACTCTTCCTCCTCATCCACGGTTGAAAAAGCcgaaagatgaagaagatgtttgttttatttgtttcgaTGGTGGTTCACTTGTTCTCTGTGATTATCG gGGTTGTCCTAAGGCGTATCATCCAACGTGTGTTAAGCGTGATGAAGAGTTTTTCCGTTTAACTGAGAAATGGAATTGTG GTTGGCATCTATGTAGCGATTGTGGCAAATCATGCCACTACATGTGCTATACTTGTACATATTCCCTGTGCAAGGGATGTACAAAAAAAGAATCTGATTTTGTTAGTGTCAGAGGAAACAAAGGTTTGTGTGGAGCATGCAAGAGGACAATAATGCTGATCGAAAACAGTGCCCTGGGAATTAAG TGTGAAGTAGATTTTGATGACAAAAGCAGCTGGGAGTATCTTTTCAAGGTGTATTGGATGTACTTGAAAGGAAAGCTATCTCTTGATTATGATGAGATCCATCGAGCTAAAAATCCATGGAAAAGTGCTGTTCGTGCTAGTTGCAAGGCTCAAACTCCGCGAAAACTTCATCATCTTAAAGTTGACAATGGTTATGGATCCGAGAATTCCTGTGTAGTAGATTCAAATAGTCCAAAAAACAAGAAGGTTAAGGAAAATATTTGGACAAGTTTCTTGGACGGTGCCGGACACAATGCACAAGACTTGTCGACTACCTGTGAGCTAAATGGGAATACATGTGTAATAAAGAACCAAATCGGTCCTAACGAATCAGCAATCGATGATGCCACTAATCCAAGATTTGTGAGACTAAGAGAACCAGTCTGGCATTATCAGGATCCAAATGGGAATGTTCATGGTCCTGTTAGTATGTTGTTTCTCTGCAAGTTGAAAGGAACTGAACGTATCCCTCCAGATCTCAGAATATGGAGGATAGATGAGAAACAAGAAAACTCTATATTATTATCTGATGCACTGAGTTTCAAGTGTTCCCAAAAAGTATCATTGCCACTCAACTGTGAACAACAGTCTTTGCGGGCCAGTGTTACATTAGAAACCACCACAGAAAATAGTCACGGTGGTCTTAGCAATGAAACAAGGAGTGCTAACAATCAAACTGTCAAGCAGGGCGAGGCGGAAAAGGTTGGTGATACTTATACCCCACCTAATGGTACGGATGAATCTGTTAAGAGCAATGGAGGGCACACTCCGTCTCCTGGTTTGACTACACAAGCAGATGGGAATATAAGTGACGGGCAAAGTGGTCATTTTGAACGAAGGGAAGCATCACCCAAATGTGACATTTCTTGTCATGATGGTCCCAACGTACACCCTGCACTACCTTCAATTGCCTTTAATGAGAAATTGATTGACAAACCTTCTGATAAAGTGGTGGAAGGTCATGGGAATGAGCAAAAATCTGAAGTGAATGGAAATTTGGGTTCCAATAGGTGTTCTGAGGATCCGAGTAATAGCGGGCAAAGTGATCAAAAGCAATCTGACAATGAAGAGAATTCGGGCCAATCTTCTGGTCAGAATTGGAGAGGCCCTAGTGTAATTCATCATCCACCAATGGATGCTTCTTCATGGATAGCATCAATCTTCGGCGATACTGATTGCCCATTAGTTGATGATTCAGTTTCAGATCTGTTGGAACAAGTAGCAGCAAAGGAGAAAGATGGTGTATTGGAAACTCCCACAGCAATAGAGTGGGATGATGAGTTGACTGAGGGTGCTATAACTGATTGTTTCAGTTTCGCCGCTAATGCACTTAGCCCAATGCTTGATGCAGGTAAAGGTGATGCACTGAGCTCCTCAAGTGATTTACATTTACCATCGCAATCCAATGCAGCAGAGGAGCCATTTCGGCAAGCAGACGTGCATAATCATCAAACTATATGTGGGGAACAATCCTCAAAAGCTCCTGAAGTTGAG TCTACTTTTTCGCGTATTAGCTGGAATCCAACTCATCAATTTTCATGGGATCCGACTC GTTGA